One stretch of Roseibium sp. HPY-6 DNA includes these proteins:
- a CDS encoding amino acid synthesis family protein: protein MEPDIRKIVTYDEEVLIEGFRKAETPWRMFAVAAVVRNPWAGRFVDDLSPEIRSYGPRLGRLMTDRMIKLAGSGAAIEAYGKAAAVGLDGEVEHASGLIHTLRLGNYYRQAVEAKSYLAFTNTRGPANAPIMVPLMDKNDAGRRSHYLTIQFAIPDAPRADEIVVVLGGATSGRPFHRIGDRYQDLEEMGHDVDNPAAV from the coding sequence GTGGAGCCTGACATCAGGAAAATCGTGACCTATGACGAGGAGGTGCTGATTGAAGGCTTCCGCAAGGCAGAGACGCCCTGGCGCATGTTTGCAGTTGCCGCCGTTGTCCGAAACCCTTGGGCAGGGCGCTTTGTCGACGATCTCAGCCCGGAAATCAGGTCCTACGGGCCAAGGCTCGGCCGTCTTATGACCGACCGGATGATCAAACTGGCCGGAAGCGGGGCCGCCATCGAAGCCTATGGCAAGGCGGCGGCGGTCGGTCTGGATGGCGAGGTGGAACACGCATCGGGCCTGATCCACACGCTGCGGCTTGGGAATTACTACCGGCAGGCGGTCGAAGCGAAATCCTATCTGGCCTTCACGAACACGCGCGGTCCTGCCAATGCCCCGATCATGGTGCCGCTGATGGACAAGAATGATGCCGGGCGGCGATCGCATTATCTAACAATCCAGTTTGCAATTCCCGACGCACCCCGCGCCGACGAGATTGTCGTCGTTCTTGGCGGAGCAACCTCCGGCCGTCCATTCCATCGGATTGGCGACAGGTATCAGGATCTTGAAGAGATGGGCCATGACGTGGACAACCCGGCAGCGGTCTGA
- a CDS encoding IclR family transcriptional regulator, which translates to MEAEKKTQSNQGVQVIARAAEILRVLKNDNAGLSLGQIAERVHLPRSTVQRIVNALLAERLVMSSSSEGGLRLGSEIQSLAAAGRVNMTELVHPVLTELAKRTKETVDLAVFRDDHMVFLDQVIGTHRLRTVSAVGEVFPMTDTANGKAALSLLEDDKVVSIAARELKADGQAQRPLSDFLKEIEDIRATGIAWDLDEHTQGISAAGFAFRDPVGLIYAISVPVPSHRFAGLKGDLSGQLQEIRDAVMKLV; encoded by the coding sequence ATGGAAGCAGAGAAGAAAACTCAATCGAATCAAGGCGTTCAGGTTATCGCGCGTGCAGCCGAGATATTAAGGGTCCTCAAGAACGACAATGCCGGGCTTAGCCTGGGGCAAATCGCGGAACGCGTACATTTGCCCCGCTCTACGGTACAGCGGATTGTCAACGCTCTGCTTGCCGAACGGCTGGTGATGTCGTCTTCGTCCGAAGGAGGACTGCGTCTGGGTTCAGAAATCCAGTCCTTGGCCGCGGCAGGCCGTGTCAACATGACCGAGTTGGTGCACCCGGTTCTGACCGAGCTTGCGAAACGCACAAAAGAGACCGTGGATCTTGCCGTTTTCCGCGATGATCACATGGTGTTTCTCGATCAGGTGATTGGCACGCACCGTCTTAGAACCGTTTCGGCGGTCGGTGAGGTCTTCCCGATGACCGACACCGCAAACGGCAAGGCCGCGCTGTCACTGCTCGAAGATGACAAAGTCGTTTCCATCGCTGCCCGAGAGCTGAAGGCCGATGGCCAGGCGCAAAGGCCACTGTCGGATTTTCTCAAAGAGATTGAAGATATACGGGCGACTGGGATAGCGTGGGACCTGGACGAGCATACGCAGGGTATTTCAGCGGCGGGATTTGCATTTCGTGACCCGGTAGGCCTGATCTACGCCATTTCCGTGCCGGTGCCTTCGCACAGATTTGCAGGTCTCAAGGGCGACCTTTCAGGTCAGCTTCAGGAGATAAGAGACGCTGTCATGAAACTTGTCTGA
- a CDS encoding aldehyde dehydrogenase: MQHYQLFIDGAWTEGYAGQVMSSQNPASGEDWATFACASQEDVDRAVAAARRALSEPAWRDMTQTARGKLLYRLAELIEKHAAHIGEVETTDSGKLLAETASQTKYVGDYYRYYAGLADKIEGQVLPIDKPDMHVFTQRVPIGVVAAIVPWNAQMFLTATKLGPALAAGCSVVLKASEIAPAPMLEFARLIEEAGFPAGVVSVITGDSENCAIPLTRHKDVDRIAFTGGPETARHVVRNSAENFAVTTLELGGKSPIIVFEDADLEGAANGLVAGNFGASGQSCVAGTRGLVQRPIFEELAARIAEKSEGIVVGDPLEASTHVGPLCTSAQVDKIRTTLESARLQGARIRFGGAPLDRPGNYMAPTLVECARPETATLHVEMFGPVMSLLPFDTEEEAIALANDTPYGLGSGVFTQNVARAHRVSSRLQAGICWVNTYRAVSPIAPFGGFNQSGYGREAGLEAILDYTRTKTTWINMSEAPMSNPFVMR, from the coding sequence ATGCAGCACTATCAGCTTTTCATCGACGGTGCGTGGACCGAGGGATATGCAGGCCAGGTCATGTCCTCGCAAAACCCGGCCTCGGGCGAGGACTGGGCGACGTTCGCCTGCGCTTCGCAGGAAGACGTTGATCGGGCGGTTGCGGCGGCGCGGCGCGCTTTGTCGGAGCCTGCCTGGCGGGACATGACCCAAACGGCGCGCGGCAAACTGCTCTATCGGTTGGCGGAGCTGATCGAGAAACATGCGGCGCATATCGGCGAGGTCGAGACGACTGACAGCGGGAAGCTGCTTGCTGAAACCGCCAGCCAAACAAAATATGTCGGCGACTATTACCGCTACTATGCGGGTCTTGCGGACAAGATCGAGGGCCAGGTTCTTCCCATCGACAAGCCGGATATGCATGTCTTTACACAGCGTGTTCCGATCGGGGTGGTTGCCGCCATTGTGCCCTGGAATGCGCAGATGTTTCTGACGGCAACCAAACTCGGTCCTGCGCTTGCCGCCGGGTGCAGTGTGGTGCTGAAGGCATCGGAGATCGCGCCGGCGCCGATGCTGGAATTTGCGCGGCTGATCGAGGAAGCGGGGTTTCCGGCAGGTGTCGTTTCGGTGATCACGGGAGATTCCGAGAACTGTGCCATTCCGCTGACCCGGCACAAGGATGTCGACCGGATCGCATTTACCGGAGGACCTGAGACCGCGCGGCATGTAGTGCGCAACTCAGCGGAAAACTTTGCGGTGACAACGCTCGAGCTTGGCGGCAAGTCTCCGATCATCGTGTTTGAAGACGCGGATCTGGAGGGGGCTGCCAACGGCCTGGTCGCCGGAAACTTCGGGGCTTCCGGGCAGAGCTGCGTTGCGGGAACGCGTGGATTGGTACAGCGCCCGATTTTTGAGGAACTGGCCGCCCGCATTGCCGAGAAATCAGAGGGGATCGTGGTTGGAGACCCGCTTGAGGCCTCGACGCATGTCGGCCCGCTTTGTACCTCGGCGCAGGTCGACAAGATCAGGACGACACTGGAGAGCGCCAGGTTGCAAGGCGCAAGAATAAGGTTCGGCGGCGCGCCGCTTGACCGCCCGGGCAACTATATGGCGCCGACGCTTGTGGAATGCGCGAGGCCGGAGACAGCAACGCTGCATGTCGAGATGTTCGGCCCAGTGATGTCTCTTTTGCCTTTCGATACCGAAGAGGAGGCCATCGCGCTCGCCAACGACACGCCTTACGGTCTCGGGTCCGGTGTCTTCACGCAGAACGTTGCGCGGGCTCACCGCGTGTCGTCGCGGCTGCAGGCCGGGATCTGCTGGGTCAACACCTACCGGGCTGTTTCGCCAATCGCACCGTTCGGCGGTTTCAATCAGTCGGGATATGGCCGGGAGGCAGGGCTTGAGGCAATCCTCGATTACACACGCACGAAAACGACCTGGATCAACATGTCTGAAGCACCCATGAGCAACCCGTTCGTCATGCGCTGA
- a CDS encoding flavin reductase family protein, producing MNALDPRELRDAFGRFMTGVTVVTSLDREGRPVGFTANSFSSVSLNPPILLVCPGKFLSSFQVFSCCERFAVSVLSEGQEEVANIFAGYKGDRFARVAHTINKHGVPVVDGAIAAFSCKTHQVVPAGDHVVLMGEVTEFSQGEGRGLGNAGGQFFSLGLEHQARDPSARKNICGAIVETEDGILLKATPEGYRLPECVAPDRTSLRECLRQELLGLGIGAELGPVFSVFDHQAQETHFAYLLAKAESVDAACGFESIAFSEIAGLTFSSATTARMLERFAEEVRTRNFSLYLGDAVSGETHQIQERA from the coding sequence ATGAACGCACTCGATCCGCGCGAATTGCGGGATGCCTTCGGGCGGTTCATGACCGGCGTCACCGTTGTGACGAGCCTTGATCGTGAAGGGCGTCCGGTCGGATTTACCGCGAACTCGTTTTCGTCCGTTTCCCTGAACCCGCCGATATTGCTGGTGTGTCCCGGAAAGTTCCTTTCGAGCTTTCAAGTGTTTTCTTGCTGCGAACGCTTTGCCGTGAGTGTCTTGAGCGAGGGGCAGGAGGAGGTCGCGAATATTTTTGCGGGCTACAAGGGCGACCGGTTTGCGCGGGTGGCACATACGATCAATAAGCACGGGGTCCCGGTTGTCGACGGTGCGATAGCAGCGTTTTCCTGCAAGACGCATCAGGTTGTGCCGGCAGGTGATCATGTGGTGCTTATGGGCGAGGTTACCGAGTTTTCGCAAGGCGAGGGGCGGGGTCTTGGTAACGCGGGCGGGCAGTTCTTCAGCCTGGGCCTGGAGCACCAGGCACGCGATCCAAGCGCCAGAAAGAATATCTGCGGAGCGATTGTCGAGACCGAAGACGGCATTTTGCTCAAGGCGACGCCTGAGGGGTACAGATTGCCCGAATGTGTCGCACCCGACCGCACGTCTTTACGAGAATGTTTAAGGCAAGAGCTTCTCGGCCTGGGAATTGGGGCAGAGCTTGGCCCTGTTTTTTCTGTTTTCGACCATCAGGCACAGGAAACCCATTTTGCCTACCTGCTGGCCAAAGCCGAAAGCGTTGATGCGGCCTGCGGATTTGAAAGCATCGCGTTTTCCGAGATTGCGGGGCTCACATTTAGCTCGGCGACAACTGCGCGAATGCTGGAGCGGTTTGCCGAAGAAGTGCGAACACGCAATTTCAGTCTTTATCTCGGTGATGCTGTCTCAGGCGAGACGCACCAGATCCAGGAAAGGGCCTGA
- a CDS encoding SDR family oxidoreductase — MADIWTHPLELFDIKGKVALVTGATGAFGAVAANALAGAGCDLILAAGNSEALEKIAEECRAKGAAVETVNKRPSTAETCDEMVENCVRHHGSLDILVVASGMNKVAKINDMAPEDFSNVMEANVTQSWLLARSATAQMMQQPHGGKIVLVSSARGLLGHPAGYTAYCASKAAVDGITKALGCELGADNITVNAIAPTVFRSPLTSWMFEDDELAKGFRDGFLARVPKGRLGEPEDLIGPLLFLSSKASDFYTGHILYADGGYTAG, encoded by the coding sequence ATGGCTGATATATGGACCCACCCGCTCGAATTGTTCGACATCAAAGGCAAGGTTGCCCTTGTAACAGGTGCAACAGGCGCCTTCGGTGCTGTCGCGGCCAACGCATTAGCCGGAGCCGGATGTGACCTCATACTGGCCGCAGGCAACAGCGAAGCGCTCGAAAAGATTGCCGAAGAGTGCCGCGCCAAAGGCGCTGCCGTCGAGACGGTGAACAAGCGCCCGTCGACTGCAGAAACCTGCGATGAGATGGTGGAAAATTGCGTTAGGCACCACGGATCGCTTGACATTCTTGTCGTTGCCTCCGGCATGAACAAGGTCGCAAAAATAAACGACATGGCGCCGGAAGATTTCAGCAATGTCATGGAAGCCAATGTCACCCAGTCCTGGCTGCTGGCCCGGTCTGCTACGGCGCAGATGATGCAGCAGCCGCACGGCGGCAAGATCGTACTGGTATCCTCGGCGCGTGGCCTTCTCGGACATCCTGCCGGCTACACGGCCTACTGCGCCTCAAAGGCTGCGGTCGACGGCATCACCAAGGCGCTCGGCTGCGAACTCGGCGCCGACAACATCACCGTCAATGCAATCGCACCGACCGTTTTCCGCTCGCCGCTGACTTCGTGGATGTTCGAGGATGACGAATTGGCAAAGGGCTTTCGAGACGGATTTCTCGCCCGCGTGCCCAAGGGCCGCCTCGGCGAGCCTGAGGATCTGATCGGCCCCCTATTATTCCTGTCCTCCAAAGCATCCGATTTCTACACGGGGCACATCCTTTATGCCGATGGCGGATACACGGCGGGATAG
- a CDS encoding cupin domain-containing protein has protein sequence MHVKRFDDAEPYEAPNHHGVVGLRLQGFESSGPQNQWIGLSQFLPGGGAGPDSTPFEKVYVVLEGEMTVMADGTETVLKKYDSCTIAPDEVRTIENRSNHTSTMLVVIPYPPEVN, from the coding sequence ATGCATGTAAAGCGTTTCGACGATGCAGAACCTTATGAAGCCCCCAACCACCATGGGGTGGTTGGTTTGCGCCTGCAGGGATTTGAAAGCAGCGGCCCGCAAAATCAATGGATCGGACTCAGCCAGTTTTTGCCTGGCGGTGGCGCAGGCCCGGATTCCACGCCCTTTGAAAAGGTCTATGTCGTCCTGGAAGGTGAAATGACCGTCATGGCCGACGGCACCGAGACGGTCTTGAAGAAATACGACAGCTGCACCATCGCCCCCGATGAAGTGCGGACGATTGAGAACCGCTCCAATCACACCTCTACGATGCTTGTCGTTATTCCCTATCCGCCGGAGGTAAACTGA
- a CDS encoding LysR family transcriptional regulator: MAPALPPLNWFRAFESAARTLSFTAAADEIGMTQSAVSQQIKSLEVRLGVPLFERKARGLALTDHGRRLLPQVDAALTTLTGATAAFDTGQSSDLLTVSASISVIHWVIAPRLPEFTERHPDVVLRLIGAVWPDEFTRIAADVEIRFGSKKQAASDAELLGSDRLIALKSPGLKGDLENLPLIEAVGTSDGWKSWSQVAGRALSAPALFVDSYGSALQLAVHGNGVCLVHELLAAHPRQQGLIEQASGVSIAANESYFLSVKSKTQAALAFRYWILKITQ, translated from the coding sequence ATGGCACCGGCACTGCCGCCATTGAACTGGTTTCGCGCTTTTGAATCAGCGGCAAGGACCTTGAGTTTCACAGCGGCAGCAGACGAAATCGGCATGACCCAATCAGCCGTCAGTCAGCAGATCAAGTCGCTCGAAGTGAGGCTCGGTGTGCCCCTGTTCGAGCGCAAGGCACGCGGGCTTGCACTGACCGATCACGGCCGCAGGCTGCTGCCTCAGGTCGATGCCGCGCTGACCACCTTAACCGGAGCCACCGCTGCTTTCGACACCGGCCAGTCTTCTGATCTATTGACGGTGTCCGCCTCGATCAGCGTCATTCATTGGGTCATCGCTCCAAGACTTCCAGAATTCACCGAAAGGCATCCAGATGTCGTGCTCCGGTTGATCGGCGCGGTCTGGCCGGACGAATTCACCCGGATCGCAGCTGATGTTGAAATCCGCTTCGGATCCAAAAAACAAGCCGCCTCAGACGCTGAACTCCTTGGCTCGGACCGATTGATCGCGCTGAAATCACCCGGCCTGAAAGGCGATCTTGAAAACCTTCCCCTCATCGAGGCCGTCGGAACGTCCGACGGATGGAAGTCATGGTCACAGGTCGCGGGCAGAGCACTATCAGCACCGGCCCTGTTTGTGGATTCTTACGGATCCGCACTTCAGCTCGCTGTACACGGCAATGGCGTCTGTCTGGTGCATGAACTGCTTGCCGCACACCCAAGGCAGCAGGGACTGATAGAACAGGCGAGCGGTGTTTCAATCGCGGCCAACGAAAGTTACTTCCTGTCCGTCAAATCTAAAACTCAAGCTGCTCTGGCATTCCGGTATTGGATCCTGAAAATCACCCAATGA
- a CDS encoding S24 family peptidase: MTEPAQTLHGKLQKLKERSGLSLRAIAREMGYSQASSIQRYFSADYGENGLPANFISKLLAVLPGKGDPAITRDEILLLADGSVAEIQRKTTSLPKTGVPVVGEVAAGLWMEAALFETENAEESTISYDVRFPAQAQYVVKVRGESLNRIAANGDLLLCVDYLAAGIELKENDLVLVERSRDNGMTIERTAKRLVSLNGKSELMPESDDPRFQETIVYQEGDFDHTEVKIKAKIVMVFKPL, from the coding sequence ATGACCGAACCTGCGCAGACACTGCACGGCAAGCTTCAAAAGCTGAAGGAAAGATCGGGGCTCTCCTTGCGGGCGATCGCAAGAGAGATGGGTTATTCCCAGGCCTCTTCCATTCAGCGCTATTTCTCCGCGGATTACGGTGAGAATGGATTGCCGGCGAACTTCATCAGCAAGTTACTGGCCGTCCTTCCGGGAAAAGGAGACCCGGCCATAACACGGGATGAGATCCTTTTGCTCGCCGACGGGTCCGTGGCCGAAATCCAGCGCAAAACAACGTCTTTGCCTAAAACCGGTGTTCCGGTCGTTGGCGAGGTTGCTGCCGGACTCTGGATGGAAGCAGCCTTGTTCGAGACAGAGAATGCTGAAGAATCAACGATTTCATACGACGTTCGCTTCCCCGCACAGGCCCAATACGTGGTCAAGGTGCGTGGCGAGTCCCTCAACAGGATTGCCGCCAATGGCGACCTGCTCCTGTGCGTCGACTATTTGGCCGCCGGAATCGAATTGAAGGAAAACGACCTGGTCCTTGTGGAGCGCTCGCGCGACAACGGTATGACCATTGAACGCACGGCCAAACGTCTCGTCAGCCTCAATGGGAAGTCGGAGCTGATGCCGGAATCCGACGACCCGAGATTTCAGGAAACAATCGTTTACCAGGAAGGCGACTTCGACCACACTGAGGTCAAGATCAAAGCCAAGATCGTCATGGTCTTCAAACCGCTCTAG
- a CDS encoding cyclase family protein, with protein sequence MSVMIRGIEFQDNLNNDMGVEFYNLSHRYGFQCPNWPYFQDVQIDRKHYMAKSGVLSQTITTTMHVTTHIDAPAHVVQGTPFIDEVPLPHFFGSGLVVSVPKQKWEQITADDLEKACGHAIRKNDVLIINTGWHKQYEDGDYFAYCPGLVPSAADWMVEKGVKVVGHDTQANDHPLATAIGPQRNGPILPHLEAEYLEWSGGRDWKDDFPEWEPVHNTLFSNGILGIENVGGDLDAVTGKRCTFAFFPWNWDRGDGCIIRLVAMIDRGQQYRIEPGEEF encoded by the coding sequence ATGTCAGTTATGATTCGCGGCATCGAGTTTCAGGACAACCTGAACAACGATATGGGTGTTGAGTTTTACAACCTCTCCCACCGCTATGGCTTTCAATGCCCCAACTGGCCTTACTTCCAGGACGTCCAGATCGACCGTAAGCACTACATGGCGAAATCCGGGGTGCTGTCACAGACCATCACCACGACCATGCACGTGACGACCCATATCGATGCACCGGCTCACGTGGTGCAGGGCACACCGTTCATCGACGAGGTGCCGCTGCCGCATTTCTTCGGGTCCGGCCTCGTTGTCTCGGTACCGAAGCAGAAATGGGAGCAGATCACCGCTGACGATCTGGAAAAGGCTTGCGGACATGCAATTCGCAAGAACGATGTCCTGATCATCAACACCGGTTGGCACAAGCAATACGAAGACGGCGATTATTTCGCCTATTGCCCTGGCCTTGTTCCGTCCGCTGCCGACTGGATGGTCGAAAAAGGCGTCAAGGTCGTCGGACATGACACGCAGGCCAATGACCATCCGCTCGCAACGGCAATCGGACCCCAGCGCAATGGCCCCATCTTGCCGCACCTGGAGGCGGAATATCTTGAATGGTCCGGTGGACGCGACTGGAAAGACGATTTTCCTGAGTGGGAACCGGTGCACAACACGCTCTTTTCCAATGGAATTTTGGGAATTGAGAACGTCGGCGGTGACCTCGATGCAGTCACGGGCAAACGCTGTACCTTCGCCTTTTTCCCATGGAACTGGGACCGCGGCGACGGTTGCATCATTCGCCTCGTCGCAATGATCGACCGAGGTCAGCAATACCGCATCGAGCCCGGTGAAGAATTCTAG
- a CDS encoding DUF6362 family protein, whose product MSHLNRPQSPEDVLERLIEAVEVNAAVAKGDGPRAIFSAWPDYRRKIAGRKRTYPPPQISRAEEALTWFSLIDDTDARRALQFEVMCKAGGGKFSRICDKYGWKRSTVTSRNRAALKRLALKLEEKARQ is encoded by the coding sequence ATGTCTCATCTCAATCGCCCGCAGTCTCCTGAAGATGTTCTGGAGCGCCTGATCGAGGCCGTGGAAGTGAATGCCGCCGTTGCAAAAGGCGATGGTCCAAGAGCGATCTTTTCCGCCTGGCCGGACTATCGGCGAAAGATCGCCGGGAGAAAACGCACCTATCCTCCTCCGCAGATTTCAAGGGCGGAAGAAGCGCTGACCTGGTTTTCGCTGATTGATGATACAGACGCCCGCCGCGCTTTGCAATTTGAGGTCATGTGCAAGGCCGGCGGTGGCAAGTTCAGCAGGATTTGCGATAAATACGGCTGGAAACGGTCAACGGTAACGAGCCGGAACAGGGCCGCGTTGAAGAGGCTGGCACTAAAACTTGAAGAAAAGGCGAGACAATAG
- a CDS encoding alpha/beta hydrolase: protein MTWTTRQRSEAGALAYVSAGRGPRLLLIHGVGLRAEAWNAQIAALSDCFEILAPDLPGHGGSAALSGAPRLQDYSERIARLLDRPAIVVGHSMGAMIALDLASRYQDQVRGVGALNAIFRRSPAARNAVRERAAELDGMTAVDPSAAIARWFGTEPSPERLACHDWLSGVDPAGYRTAYSVFANEDGPNDADLMALTCPALFMTGGLEPNSTPAMSRAMADLAPDGMVKVVEEAAHMMPMTHPTAVNRALLDFAEGCQP, encoded by the coding sequence ATGACGTGGACAACCCGGCAGCGGTCTGAAGCGGGAGCGCTTGCCTATGTCTCGGCGGGAAGGGGACCGCGCCTACTCCTGATCCACGGAGTGGGGCTTCGGGCGGAGGCCTGGAACGCGCAAATTGCGGCCTTGTCGGACTGCTTCGAAATTCTTGCTCCGGACCTGCCGGGGCATGGAGGCAGCGCGGCACTTTCAGGCGCGCCGCGCTTGCAGGACTATAGCGAGCGGATCGCGCGACTGCTCGACCGTCCGGCCATTGTTGTCGGGCACTCGATGGGGGCGATGATCGCTCTGGATCTGGCGTCCCGCTATCAAGATCAGGTTCGAGGTGTTGGCGCACTGAACGCCATCTTCAGGCGGAGTCCGGCAGCTCGAAACGCCGTCCGAGAACGCGCTGCAGAACTCGACGGCATGACAGCTGTGGATCCATCGGCAGCAATAGCCCGTTGGTTTGGAACGGAGCCAAGCCCGGAGCGTCTGGCCTGTCATGATTGGCTTAGCGGTGTGGATCCGGCCGGTTATCGAACGGCCTATTCCGTCTTTGCAAATGAAGACGGACCGAACGACGCGGATTTGATGGCTCTAACCTGTCCCGCGCTTTTCATGACCGGTGGCCTTGAGCCGAACTCCACACCAGCCATGAGCCGCGCGATGGCCGATCTTGCACCCGACGGCATGGTGAAAGTTGTCGAAGAGGCTGCGCATATGATGCCGATGACACATCCCACGGCGGTGAACCGCGCCTTGCTGGATTTTGCTGAAGGATGCCAACCATGA
- a CDS encoding 3-hydroxyacyl-CoA dehydrogenase family protein, with amino-acid sequence MSESKNIAVLGAGLMGHGIALTFARNGHSVRVFDAYEASLETLHERVRTSLTALGSTAEKTEEAITRITPFADLAASVANADVIFEAAPEKLDLKRALFAEAERHAPQDTLFASNTSVIPITRIMSDLKDRARALGTHWWNPPHMIPLVEVIRTEWTSDAAMIAATDLLTSVGKTPVRVEKDVAGFIGNRLQHAMWREAINLVEKGVCTASDVDTVVNTSFGRRLSVLGPLANADLVGTDLTLDIHENVLADLDNRPSPSPYLRALVEAGKLGMKTGEGFQSWTPEEADEVRQRVAAHLRELETILS; translated from the coding sequence ATGAGCGAGAGCAAGAACATCGCTGTTCTAGGTGCTGGTCTCATGGGCCATGGCATCGCACTGACCTTCGCACGCAACGGCCATTCCGTTCGGGTCTTTGATGCCTATGAGGCAAGCCTGGAAACGCTTCACGAACGGGTGCGCACAAGCCTGACCGCGCTCGGTTCGACTGCGGAAAAAACCGAAGAAGCGATCACGCGCATCACTCCGTTTGCGGACCTTGCCGCGAGCGTCGCCAATGCAGACGTCATATTCGAGGCAGCTCCGGAAAAACTTGACCTGAAGCGCGCACTCTTTGCCGAGGCAGAGCGCCATGCGCCTCAAGACACGCTGTTTGCATCCAACACTTCGGTGATTCCGATCACCAGGATCATGTCGGATCTCAAGGATCGCGCACGTGCACTGGGAACACATTGGTGGAACCCGCCGCACATGATCCCACTGGTCGAGGTCATCCGCACCGAATGGACATCGGACGCGGCGATGATTGCGGCGACCGACCTGCTCACTTCGGTCGGCAAGACACCTGTACGTGTTGAAAAGGATGTCGCCGGTTTCATCGGCAATCGGCTGCAACACGCGATGTGGCGCGAGGCGATCAACCTTGTCGAAAAGGGTGTGTGTACGGCAAGCGATGTCGACACCGTCGTCAATACCAGCTTTGGCCGGCGCCTTTCGGTGCTTGGACCGCTTGCCAACGCCGATCTGGTCGGAACGGATCTGACGCTCGACATCCATGAAAACGTATTGGCCGATCTGGACAATCGGCCCTCCCCTTCCCCGTATCTGCGCGCTCTTGTTGAAGCAGGAAAGCTCGGGATGAAAACCGGTGAAGGATTTCAAAGCTGGACGCCGGAGGAAGCGGACGAAGTTCGCCAGCGCGTCGCAGCTCATTTGCGGGAGCTTGAAACCATCTTGAGCTGA
- a CDS encoding LLM class flavin-dependent oxidoreductase, with amino-acid sequence MEFSLFAHMERLSRDETHAKLYEDFLSLCKMADEGGMRAIWTGEHHGMEFTIAPNPFLSLVDLAHHTKNVRLGTGTIVAPFWHPIKLAGEAAAADLMTGGRIELGIARGAYSYEYERMMPGMDAWEAGQRMRETTPLLRKLWDGDHAHDGEFFNFPASTSSPKPLQENGPPIWIAARDPNSHEFGVHNGFNIQVTPLWQGNEEVEILMGRFNDACATFDGPRPKIMLLHHTYVGSDSDDICRATRELSRFYCYFGAWFQNKRLVSQGLIEELTEDEIAANQMMAPENLGRDLTIGTAGEVIDRIKGYEDLGYDEFSFWIDSGMSAERKRASLSRFIDDVMPAFS; translated from the coding sequence ATGGAGTTTTCCCTTTTTGCGCATATGGAGCGGCTGTCGCGTGACGAAACTCACGCCAAGCTGTACGAGGACTTTCTGTCGCTGTGCAAAATGGCCGATGAGGGTGGGATGCGGGCGATCTGGACGGGTGAACATCACGGTATGGAGTTTACCATTGCGCCCAACCCGTTCCTGTCTCTGGTCGATCTCGCGCACCATACCAAGAATGTCAGGCTGGGAACCGGCACGATTGTCGCTCCGTTCTGGCACCCGATCAAACTGGCAGGTGAGGCGGCAGCCGCAGACCTGATGACGGGGGGGCGGATCGAGCTCGGGATCGCGCGAGGCGCATATTCTTATGAATACGAACGCATGATGCCCGGCATGGATGCCTGGGAGGCGGGGCAAAGGATGCGTGAAACGACGCCTCTCCTGAGAAAACTCTGGGATGGCGATCATGCGCATGACGGCGAGTTCTTCAATTTTCCCGCAAGTACCTCGTCACCGAAACCTCTGCAGGAAAACGGGCCTCCAATCTGGATCGCAGCACGCGATCCGAACAGCCACGAATTCGGTGTGCACAACGGCTTCAACATCCAGGTAACGCCTCTCTGGCAGGGCAACGAGGAGGTGGAAATATTGATGGGACGGTTCAACGATGCCTGTGCGACCTTCGATGGACCGAGACCCAAGATCATGCTTTTGCACCATACCTATGTTGGGTCCGATAGCGACGATATATGTCGTGCAACGCGGGAACTTTCCCGGTTTTATTGCTATTTCGGTGCCTGGTTCCAGAACAAGCGTTTGGTCTCCCAAGGCTTGATCGAGGAACTGACGGAAGACGAAATAGCAGCCAACCAGATGATGGCACCTGAAAACCTTGGACGTGACCTGACGATCGGAACGGCGGGTGAAGTGATCGACCGGATCAAGGGTTACGAGGATCTCGGGTATGATGAATTTTCGTTCTGGATCGACAGTGGCATGAGCGCGGAGCGCAAGCGAGCGTCGCTCAGCCGTTTCATCGACGATGTGATGCCGGCTTTCAGCTGA